The nucleotide sequence ACATCTGGCAGTCAGAGTGAACTTTTTTCTCCGGCTGGAAGAGAGGTGGGTTTTATTCGCTCAGCCAGGAAGAATCCGACCTGCTTTGCCATTCCTGTTCCAGCACTCCATAAACCAGCGAATCCCGCCAGCCGTCTTTCATGCGCAGATTTTCCCGGAGCGTCCCTTCCCATATCATGCCCGCTTTTTGCAGTACTTTTTTAGATCCAGCATTTGCCGGATCACATGTGGCATAAATCCGGTGGAGGCCCTGTTTGCTGAATCCGAAGTTAATCAGCAATTCCGCCACTTCGGTGGCAATTCCTTTCCCCCAGTAATCCGGATGAAGGATATAGCCGATTTCTCCGACACGGTTTGCCCGATCTTGAAGAAACAGTTCCCCAGCACCGATCAGCTGGCCGTTTTCTTTCCAAACCAAGGCAAAAGCAAACTGGACCCTGTCGGATTTTGCGGCCTGTTCCAGCAATTGCTCGACATAGTTCCGGCTTTCTTCTTCTGTATTGGGCCCCCACGGCTGATAGCGGCTGACGGCTTCGAGTGCAGCGTACCGGTGGACAGCCGGCCAATCCCCTTTTTCGAACTCCCTTAGGTAAAACCGGTGTGTTGAAAGCTCATTTTCCATACCCTTCACCCTTTCCGCAATCGCCGCTTGATAGTCCGGATCTGGCCCCGGTGATTGATTTCATCCTCCATG is from Planococcus liqunii and encodes:
- a CDS encoding GNAT family N-acetyltransferase; translated protein: MENELSTHRFYLREFEKGDWPAVHRYAALEAVSRYQPWGPNTEEESRNYVEQLLEQAAKSDRVQFAFALVWKENGQLIGAGELFLQDRANRVGEIGYILHPDYWGKGIATEVAELLINFGFSKQGLHRIYATCDPANAGSKKVLQKAGMIWEGTLRENLRMKDGWRDSLVYGVLEQEWQSRSDSSWLSE